The genomic segment TTTATTGATAACAGAGACAATGGATGGTACCATTGCGCTGAACTAAAGGAGGTTAGTCATGATAAGAGACAGACTGTTTGATGCTTACTTGTTAGGCTCATTGGCCTTGGGTTGCGCGCTCGCAGCACCGTATGTTTTGTGCCTGATTGTAAAGGAAGAATTCCGTGCGAGAATGTAGGTTCATTAGGTGCGGAAACAACATATATGTACCACCAGTTCAAGTTTGGTTAGAAGGTTGGACCCGCCAACGATGGCTTGAAAGGCATTTCAAAGAACCGGACACAATAAGAGTAGCCAGCCTCATGTCATGGGAGTGGCTGTCCGGAGAGCACACCGTCAAAATATTGACAGAGAAAAGTAATGAGTTCTCTGAAAAAGATTCTTGACAATCCCACCAAAATAACCTATAATATATGTATAACAAATAATCGGAGACCCCATGAAAGTCTGGAACTGGATGAACGAACATATGTACCTCACTGTGTTTGTCTTGGCCCTTATCACAGACTTCTGGGCGAACTGGTATAGTTATGCGATAGTTCATGACTGGATAGTTCTACAGGCATTTTTGGGAATGGCTTTGCCTTTCTTGAATTTACCTGGAATTCTATTCTTCATAGACAAGAAAGATATGAAAGTTAGACTGAAACTCTGTGCGCTCTCGGCACTTGCAATGTCCTTGGGTTCTACCTTGATGTTGTTGATGATCCGAGCAGGTATTGGAGTTGGGAAGGAAATATAATGAGAGGCGTAGACTTTAAAGTTGGAGATATGGTTGTCAACCCCGTTGCCGAATCAACGGCCGTTGTCCTTGGTTTCGAGGATAACAAACTATTCGACTCAGTTTATTGTGTTAAAGTTATGTACGTTGGAGACTCAAAGCCAATGTATGTTTTATCAGATAGGATTAGAAAATTATGAGTGACGCATCAATACATTATCAAGACGCATTTAATCACCTACAATATCATGCAGACCATATGAATTTGTGGGAGCAAGGTTTCGTAGAATCTTTGGAACACCAGTTCAAACAAAAAGGTAGACTTTCTCTCTCACAAGAGAGGCATCTTTTCAAGTTGACTGATAAATATAATATGGACAAGATTCGAGAAGCACAGCAATGGGTCAAGAACTATGGACCAGAACAACGAGACATCGCAATTAAGTGTGCAAATTACTATGATGGCCAGTATGTTAACTATTTCCATGATATTGTTACAAAGGTTCTGGATGACCCTGAACATCACGTCCTTACTCTTGGAGAGTATAACAAGCTGTGCAAGAACAAGTACGCTCTGAAAGTTCTAGCATCATATGATGCCCCAGAAAAATTTGCAGTGGGCGATATGGTTCAGATTCGAGCAAACAATCGTGTTGATATTGCTAATACAGATCAGAAAACCGGTGCCGTTGCTAGGGGTACACGCTCGACATGGGGCCTGACTAACAAGACTTGTATGGTCTTAGAAGTAAATGCTCTTCCAATTACCCGAGCAGCAAAGAACTCTAGGGTCTACAAGGTACTAATTATTGATGAGACTTCGCCAATTTATGTTCACGAGTCTGACCTCAAAAAGCTTCGGAGGCCAAAAAAGAAATGAAAGAACAAATCATTAAAGCTATTTCCTTCTTTTATCAAGGAGAGAGGCACATAATCAAAGCTGGAAAGTCAGGAAAGTTCAGGGTCCCGGTCACTGAGGTCGTCGATGGTAATATGAAAACAAGGATCAAAGGACTGACTGCTTGTGAGATACTTAAACACGACGTCGTAAAAGGGTGTGACCCAACGCTATACTTAGATCGAGGAGAGAAACTTAGAGTCTTTCAAGGCGGAGACTCAAGCTATTTACCCGCACACATTCAGGGCCTAGCTGAGAAGCATGACGCAGCAAATAAGCCGAAGCCCAAGCCGAAAAAAAAATCAATACTTGACAAACCATTCACAAATGGTTATAATTTAACTAAAGATTGGAAACAAGAAACAATAGATATGTATGGATGTTGGCCTTATGACGAGGACTACCATGACTAAATATCTGACAGAGGGTGACTTGGTGTGGGTCTGTCGCCATGGTTACGAGGAGTGTACACCAAAAAGCCTCAGAAGTCATGGAATAGTGACAAAAGAGTTGTCGGCACCCAACCAGTATTGGTACGAAATTTTACAGACCACCCCTAGTGGAACCACACAAATGAAAACATTTCCCATTGAAATGCTGATAAAGATCGAAGACAATGACTGAAGTATACAATATAAGAATAGGTGATATGGTTTATAATAAACTCGATGGCCAAAACATAATTGGCCTTATCTATAAATTAACGCCAAAATACGCTTACTATGCAGTCTGCGCTAGGAGTAAGAATGACTCGGAAGGGGATCACTATATCACAAGAGATCACAAGGTCAGCAAGCAGAAATTATACGAAGCAATCAGAAAAGAACACGTAGGAATAAGTTATGCACAAGGCATCAATCGTAGAAGAAAAATCAAAGAGAACACCGAAAGTCGGTGACATAGTGAAATTTCACGCTGGTGTCTGTGAAATTATGGATGGGGTTGATGGAATGACCGGAATCGTTACCAAACTTTATCATGACGACTTCGATGCCTTGGTTCTACTTAATGATGGCAGACTTTTCATTGACAGAACCGAGTATTTCACGGTATTATAATAACATGAGACAGAAGATAGATATAGGCGACCTTGTAGAGTATGATAAGTATCAGGCACTTGTGCTTGACCGCAAGACTATCAATCCAAACTACAACACAGAAAGGGTATTCCATCCGGATGAATACCATTGCAAGGTTCTGCTTTTGAACTCGGACAACGACAATGACTATCGTTGGGTCCGAACTAAATGGTTGAAATTATTATCAAAATCTTCTTGACTTTCCCCTCAAAACCTGTCATAATATATACACAACAATGAAGGAGCGACTAATGAATCCACTCGCAGATAACGTATTTCAAATGACCAACGCCGAGCTAATCGGCCTTGCCAAGAATAGATTCCTCGACTATGAAACTCAGGACAAGATTGCACTAAACCCTTACAAGCGAGCACACATGTATCTTATTGAGAACCCTGGCCTGTGCTCGACTTCCCGAGACATCTTGTGGAGCAAGCCTGGCTACGTAAACAAGTTCGACTTGGTTTCTATGGGTCATTACAAGGACCAACCGGAAAAGTATCACGAGCTTTACGACAACTATGCAGAGAAGGCATTTGTGAGGAACGGTGGCTATCGTGTCTTTCGGGCCTTCCTTGGCGGCTATGGTTATGGTGCGGGCTACGGTGCTTTACCTGGACCTTCAGGGACTCCAACATCTATCCTTGATAGTCTTTATGATCGCGTCAAAAATGAGAAAACAAGGGGCTATGGTTATGACTATTACACCACGAGCATGGCTAGGGCACTGGCACAACATCCCAACTCTTCGACTGAAACTATTGTGAAACTTTCTTGCGCTTATCCATGCAAAGATATAAACAGAATTGCCCTTATAGAGCTGGGAAGACGTGGATAAAAAGTTAATTTTTATATTGACAAAACCTACCCTTTATGAGATACTAGTTAAAGATAGAGAAAGAAATAACGCCAACAACACAAGGAGATCATCATGGCCGTTGACTTTGCTACATTTTCCCAAATCGTAAACCACGTAACCGCTGTACGTAAGCCAGTCTTACTGCGAGGTCGTCACGGCATTGGCAAGTCCACTGTTGTGTACCAGTACGCTGCACAACAAGACATGGAAGTTGTCGAGCGTCGTGCATCACAGATGACGGAAGGTGACTTGGTTGGTCTACCTACTATCGATGCAGGCTCGACCCGGTTCAATCCACCTGATTGGTTCAAGGCTGCATGTGATCGTCCTGTTGTGTTGTTTCTCGACGAAGTTGACCGAGCCACCTTGGAAGTCCGCCAAGGCATCTTCGAGCTTACTGATTCACGTAAGCTGAACGGACACAAACTCCACGATGATACGCTCATCTTCGCCGCAGTCAACGGTGGAGAACATGGAGCACAGTATCAAGTTGGTGAGATGGACCCGGCTGAATTGGATCGCTGGACTGTATTTGACATCGAGCCATCTGTGGAGGACTGGTTGGCATGGGCTAATGATTCTGAAATCTCTCAGGAGATTTTCAATTTCATCAATCAGAATCGTGCCCACCTTGAGCACACAGACGACTTCGAGCCGAACAAGGTTTATCCTTCTCGTCGGTCTTGGGAACGTCTCGACCAGTGTCTGGCACAGGCTGGTCTGCTGGAGGATGCCAGTCCTGCACTTTTCAATCTGACTTCTGCGTTTGTTGGCTTTGAGGCTGCTGTAGCTTTCAACGACTTTATCCAGAACTACGACCGCCAAGTCTCGACTGATGACATTCTTGTCAAGGGTGACTTCTCCAAGCTAGCTGACTTCGGTATCAATGATCACACTGCTATCATCGACAAGTTCGAGGCCGAAGAGACATTCAAGGATGAGTTACCACAAGATCAGGTTGACAACTTGGCCCGCTATTTCATCATGCTTCCCTCTGAAGTTGCAATGAAACTCTGGACTGTAATGGGCAAGGGCGAAGTCAACAACACTGTCAAGCTGCACAAGACTGATGTCGATGGTGAGTCTGTCAGTAAGCACTTCGTCAAGATGATTAATGGATAGGACAAATAGTTCTTGACAATTAAGTTAGTTTTGTGTTATTATAATATATAAACAATCACGGAGGCTGTTATGTCCGACAAAGAATTTGATTTGAATACCCACACTGCTCGTCTTCTACTTGACGAGCCGTTCTTTGCAGCTATCTCTCGTCGTATCGACAAGCGTGCATCTAACGCTATCCCCACAGCCGGTGTCATGGTTAACCCTGAGACAGCCCAGTTCGAGATGCTGTACAACCCCAAATTCTTTGAGGACTTAACAGACCTCAATCGTACTGACATTCTCAAGCACGAGTTCTATCACATTCTATTCGAGCATGTGACTGGTCGTATGCCTGAGAATGTAAACATGGAAACTTCAGAAGGTCGCCGTAACATGAAACTTTGGAACATTGCAACTGACCTTGCAATCAACTCCCACTTGCAACACCTACCAGAAGGCGGGCTCATTCCTGGCGAGGGTAAGTTTGAAGGCTTGCCCAAAGGTGAGTCAGCAGAGTGGTATCTTGCCAACATGCCAGATTTCGAGGAGGAAGACCAAGGTCAAAAGGGTGACGGGGCAGACCAGGATGGTGAAGGCGGTCAAGGTGGAGAGCAAGGCAACAACTCCGGCAACGGTGATGGCATGCCTGATTCGCTTGACGACCACTCAGGCTGGGGCCAGTGCTCTAACGAGGTTAAGGAAATGGCCAAGGAGCGTCTCAAAGAAACTGTACGCAAAGCAGCAGAAGAAGCAAGCAAGTCAAATGGTTGGGGCTCAGTGTCTAGTTCAGTTCGTAAGGATGTGATGAAGATGTTGGAAACCAAGGTAGACTGGCGCAAGGTTCTTCGATTCTTTGTCAAGTCTTCGCAACGAGCAGACAGGTCTAGCTCTATCAAGCGAATCAACCGCCGTTATGCTTACATCCACCCAGGTCGCAAGGCAAACCGGGTTGCCAAACTTGCAATCTCGATTGACCAGTCAGGTTCTGTGAGTGACGAGATGCTTTCTCTTTTCTTTGCGGAGTTGAACAAGCTGTCAGCTATTGCAGAGTTTGTCGTGATCCCTTTTGACACACAGGTTGATGAAGACCTTGTGTACATTTGGAAGAAGAACAAGAACCAGAAGCCAGAGCGTGTGATGATGGGTGGTACCGACTTCAACGCTCCTACAGATTATGTTAACAAAGGCGGATTCGATGGTCACATTGTCTTGACTGATATGTGTGCACCAAAACCACGGCCAAGCAAATGCCAGCGCATGTGGATGACTACGCCTGAGTATGCAAAGGCAAACTACTTTGCTACTAACGAAAGAGTTGTTATTGTTGAGTGAGACTTCGAG from the Flavobacteriales bacterium TMED191 genome contains:
- a CDS encoding AAA family ATPase, whose amino-acid sequence is MAVDFATFSQIVNHVTAVRKPVLLRGRHGIGKSTVVYQYAAQQDMEVVERRASQMTEGDLVGLPTIDAGSTRFNPPDWFKAACDRPVVLFLDEVDRATLEVRQGIFELTDSRKLNGHKLHDDTLIFAAVNGGEHGAQYQVGEMDPAELDRWTVFDIEPSVEDWLAWANDSEISQEIFNFINQNRAHLEHTDDFEPNKVYPSRRSWERLDQCLAQAGLLEDASPALFNLTSAFVGFEAAVAFNDFIQNYDRQVSTDDILVKGDFSKLADFGINDHTAIIDKFEAEETFKDELPQDQVDNLARYFIMLPSEVAMKLWTVMGKGEVNNTVKLHKTDVDGESVSKHFVKMING